Proteins encoded together in one Vanessa cardui chromosome 19, ilVanCard2.1, whole genome shotgun sequence window:
- the LOC124537765 gene encoding tigger transposable element-derived protein 4-like codes for MVAANMSGTEKKKLLIIGKSQKPRCFRSVKSLPVDYANNRKAWMTSELFEKWLRDWDRDLVKKKKKILLLVDNCPAHPNVTDLKSITLAFLPPNTTSVLQPMDQGIIRSLKTNFRKNLVLKMINCLDANENNSSTKITVLDAILMVNDAWNKMSQSTIHNCFKHAGFIESHDGLPIQISEHEFDEEDDIPLSLWSRNLNSDSLAAPEMWEEYIDIDSALLTFEEPTDENIVQNISAKEQLESDGEEEVEEAPLPTAEEALKAAELLSRFVHSNIENDNLTIAMSSIHNSIRDCFYNKMKKQKQTKITDYLQ; via the coding sequence ATGGTAGCAGCGAATATGAGTGGCACAGAGAAGAAGAAATTGCTCATTATTGGAAAGTCACAAAAACCAAGATGTTTTAGAAGTGTCAAATCATTACCTGTCGATTATGCTAACAATCGTAAAGCTTGGATGACGTCAGAACTTTTTGAAAAATGGCTTCGTGATTGGGATCGTGATTTggtaaagaagaagaaaaagatTCTATTGCTGGTTGATAATTGCCCGGCGCATCCAAATGTTACTGATTTAAAGTCTATAACACTTGCTTTCCTTCCGCCGAATACAACATCAGTACTACAGCCAATGGATCAGGGAATAATACGATCACTCAAAACGAATTTTAGGAAGAACCTTGTGCTCAAAATGATTAATTGTCTTGATGCTAATGAAAACAACTCTTCTACAAAAATAACGGTGCTAGATGCAATTCTGATGGTTAATGATGCCTGGAATAAAATGTCACAAAGTACCATTCATAACTGTTTCAAACATGCAGGATTCATTGAAAGCCACGACGGTTTACCTATTCAAATATCAGAACATGAATTCGATGAAGAAGATGACATTCCTTTATCTTTGTGGTCACGAAACCTAAATTCAGATTCTTTAGCAGCACCGGAAATGTGGGAAGAATATATTGACATCGATAGCGCTCTCCTCACATTCGAAGAACCCACCGATGAAAATATCGTACAGAACATTAGTGCTAAGGAACAACTCGAAAGTGATGGGGAAGAGGAAGTCGAGGAAGCACCATTACCTACCGCAGAAGAGGCATTAAAAGCTGCAGAATTATTATCACGATTTGTTCACAGCaatattgaaaatgataatTTGACCATAGCTATGTCTTCTATACACAATAGTATTAGAGActgttt